The Rhodoligotrophos appendicifer sequence CGACCCTCAACCGGCAGGGCAACGACCGCGGACTGAGCTATCGTTCGGCGATCTACTACACCAGCCCCGAACAGAAGCGCGTCGCCGAGGACACCATTGCGGATGTCGATGCGTCCGGCATTTGGCCCGGGAAGGTCGTCACCGAGATTGAGGCCGCCGGTCCGTTCTGGGAAGCCGAACCGGAGCACCAGGACTATCTGGAGAACTATCCGAACGGCTACACCTGCCATTTTATCCGGCCGAATTGGCGTCTTCCCGCCCGGGCGGCGACTTCAAAGGTGGCTTAACAAGGGACGGCCCGGTGACGGCCTAGATGTCCGTCTTGGTCTCACACAGGGCCGCCTCTCGCGCCTCTTCTCCTCGCCGCATCCACTGCAGGTCGGAGGGCTCCACCAGGGCCGTCAAGACGGCCCAAAACCCCTGAACAGCTGCGGGGCCTGCCTCGGAATATGCCCGCGCCAAGCGTTCGAACTGTCTTTGCGAAAGCTGTTCGAACAGCTCGAGCCCTTTGGACGTCGAGAAGAGCCGTCGCTGGCGACGGTCGACATTGGACATCTGCTGCTCGATGTAGCCTTCGCGCAGGAGATCTCCCATGGCGCGCTGCACATTCTGGTGTGTCACGCGCAACAGCGACGTCATTTCCCCTACCGTAATGCCGGGGGTTCTCACCGTGAAGTAAAGGATCCGATGGTGAGTCCGCCCCATGTCCAATGATGCGAGCTGACGATTGGCGTCCTCGGCGAGATTGAGGTGAGCGAAGAAATGCAGCTCGAGGCCGAGTTGCAGATCCGCGCGCGATGGCGACGCGCTCTCGGAGCGGGTCTCCTCCACATCCTCTTGGCTTTTCTTCTGTTCAGAAATGATCGTCATAAAACCTTCGTCAGCTGCTCCCCCTGCTCATACCTGTGACGATGACGCCGAGAAAGTCATATTCTCTCGATGCAGATATTGATCAAAACAAGATAGTACAAATCGATTGACATATTTTTCGACCCTTTGTTATTGTTTGCCACCCCTCGCCAGAAGGGGCTCAACATTGGGAGGAAGCTTCATGCGTTTCAGCATGTGCACGGCCTTGGGCGCGGCGATCGGTATTGCGGCGCTCTGCAGTCCAGCAGCGGCAAAAGATGAATTCAAGATCGGTGGCGTCGTGGCGCTCAGTGGCCCCTATGGGGTGATAGGCGAGGCCATGCGCAAAGGCGCCGAGTTGGCCGTGGAAATGCGGGGCGGAAAAGTTCTGGGTGCCCCTATTGTCTTTGAGTGGGAAGACAGCGAGACCAAGCCTCAGGTGACGGTTCAGAAGGCCACGCGACTTGCATCCGACGGCGTCGACCTCTTGTTCGGCGAGGTGAGTTCCGGCGCCACCATCGCATTGATGAAGCTCGCCGAACGCCGCAAGATCCCGCTGCTGGTCACCATTTCCGCCAGCGACGAGATCACCGGAAAGGACAAGAACCCCTATACGTTCAGGACGTCCAATCCGGTCGACATGGAGAACCGGATGATGGCCGAGTTCGCCGCGAAGGATGGCGTCAAGCGCGTCTATGGAGTGGTGGCTGATTACGCTGTCGGTCGCGAAATGTGGGACAGCCTGAAGAAGAAGCTTGAAGCCAAGGGCGTGACGATTGCGGGCGAGGATTACCCAGCGCTTGGCAACAAGGACTATTCGCTGATCGCCGACAAAGTTGCGAAATCCGATGCTGACGGCGTGGCGATGATCATGACGGGCAGCGACGCGATCACCTTTCTTAAGCAGTCCGGCCAGATCGGCCTGAAGGATAAGAAAACAGTTTTCGGCACCATGGTGAT is a genomic window containing:
- the msrA gene encoding peptide-methionine (S)-S-oxide reductase MsrA; translated protein: MTQERAVLAGGCFWGMQDLIRRYDGVITTRVGYTGGDVPNATYRNHGTHAEAIEIVFDPARISYRQLLEFFFQIHDPTTLNRQGNDRGLSYRSAIYYTSPEQKRVAEDTIADVDASGIWPGKVVTEIEAAGPFWEAEPEHQDYLENYPNGYTCHFIRPNWRLPARAATSKVA
- a CDS encoding MarR family winged helix-turn-helix transcriptional regulator, yielding MTIISEQKKSQEDVEETRSESASPSRADLQLGLELHFFAHLNLAEDANRQLASLDMGRTHHRILYFTVRTPGITVGEMTSLLRVTHQNVQRAMGDLLREGYIEQQMSNVDRRQRRLFSTSKGLELFEQLSQRQFERLARAYSEAGPAAVQGFWAVLTALVEPSDLQWMRRGEEAREAALCETKTDI
- a CDS encoding ABC transporter substrate-binding protein; translated protein: MRFSMCTALGAAIGIAALCSPAAAKDEFKIGGVVALSGPYGVIGEAMRKGAELAVEMRGGKVLGAPIVFEWEDSETKPQVTVQKATRLASDGVDLLFGEVSSGATIALMKLAERRKIPLLVTISASDEITGKDKNPYTFRTSNPVDMENRMMAEFAAKDGVKRVYGVVADYAVGREMWDSLKKKLEAKGVTIAGEDYPALGNKDYSLIADKVAKSDADGVAMIMTGSDAITFLKQSGQIGLKDKKTVFGTMVMDELMGKAVGEQSYGVNSTLRYHFSEKSPANEKFVAAFKAKYGELPTQFAGEAFDGVSWFLKVVDETGGWDKEAWLEAFRNSTYTDSVEGTKKMRACDNQAEQIGLFGKAIKGSDPLPPVTMEVTYTFEPGVLFDACK